In one Bacillus mesophilus genomic region, the following are encoded:
- a CDS encoding flagellar brake protein, with product MINIGDTIILEPKNSIENEKYRCKLVEKKGELIYIDYPVSMDTGKTAFLLEGHQLKGSFVGKDNTVYLFETEVKARVKNDIPMIVLSYPGEEQLVRIQRRQFVRVDTSVDIAAHPIKGEFTPFVTITSDISAGGAALILPPNGKIKPGTIFNCWVTLPMQSGDYHYLVLKSKAIRIIPGRNEERDKMPIEFVDISNSDRQLLIRFSFETQINFKRKGIN from the coding sequence ATGATTAACATCGGAGATACGATCATATTAGAGCCGAAAAACTCAATTGAAAATGAAAAATATAGATGTAAGCTTGTTGAGAAAAAAGGTGAGCTTATTTACATTGATTATCCAGTAAGTATGGATACAGGTAAAACGGCCTTTTTATTAGAGGGGCATCAATTAAAAGGGTCATTTGTAGGAAAAGATAATACTGTCTATTTGTTTGAAACTGAAGTAAAGGCACGGGTTAAAAATGATATCCCAATGATTGTTCTCTCTTATCCTGGAGAAGAGCAATTAGTGCGCATTCAGCGTCGTCAATTTGTCAGAGTGGATACGTCTGTCGACATAGCAGCGCATCCCATTAAAGGTGAATTTACTCCGTTTGTTACCATAACAAGTGATATAAGTGCTGGGGGAGCAGCATTAATCTTACCCCCCAATGGTAAAATCAAGCCTGGAACTATTTTTAATTGCTGGGTCACGCTACCAATGCAATCAGGAGATTATCATTATTTAGTACTAAAGTCTAAAGCCATCCGAATAATCCCAGGTCGAAATGAAGAACGTGACAAAATGCCGATTGAGTTTGTCGATATTAGTAATAGTGACCGTCAGCTATTAATTCGTTTTTCATTTGAGACACAAATAAATTTCAAGAGAAAAGGGATTAACTAG
- the ypeB gene encoding germination protein YpeB: MLRGILIGVLAVAITGTAYWGYQEHIEKNAILIHAENNYQRAFHDLTYQIDLLNDKIGSTLAMNSRNQLSPSLAEVWKITSDAHSDVGQLPLTLLPFNKTEEFLANVGEFSYRTAVRDLDSEPLSEDEYKTLESLYEKSGEIQEELRKVQHLVLENNLRWMDVQLALATDNQQDNTIIDGFETVEKNVEAYSEADFGPTFTSMKTDAKKGFQYLTGKEISEEEAKKVAKDFLGLEGQEEIRISENGEGANYGFYSLEIEDPKAETDIYMDITKKGGYPIWVLRSRDVKERNISLNKAMENAVAYLKDHNFEDLEMYESAQYDNIGVFTFVSVKDEVRILPDAITIKVALDDGKVVGFTARAYLLAHHERDLPEATLSLEEAKGKLNPGVEVMEDRMAVILNDLDEEVLCYEFLGTIKNDTYRILINAETGFEEKVEKLDNAESIYQNEV; the protein is encoded by the coding sequence ATGTTAAGAGGAATATTAATTGGAGTTCTCGCAGTAGCCATTACAGGTACAGCCTACTGGGGGTATCAAGAACATATTGAAAAAAATGCTATTCTTATTCATGCGGAAAATAATTATCAACGTGCATTTCATGATTTAACCTATCAGATTGATTTATTGAACGATAAAATTGGATCAACTTTAGCGATGAATTCAAGAAATCAGCTATCACCATCTTTGGCTGAGGTTTGGAAAATAACATCGGATGCTCATTCAGATGTTGGTCAACTACCGTTAACGTTGTTACCATTTAACAAGACAGAGGAGTTTCTAGCTAATGTCGGAGAATTTAGCTATCGTACCGCAGTACGTGATTTAGATAGTGAACCATTATCAGAAGACGAATATAAGACGTTAGAATCTCTTTATGAAAAATCCGGTGAAATTCAAGAAGAACTTCGAAAGGTACAACATTTAGTACTAGAAAATAACTTACGCTGGATGGATGTGCAACTGGCGCTAGCAACAGATAATCAACAGGATAATACCATAATCGATGGTTTTGAAACGGTTGAAAAAAATGTTGAAGCCTATTCAGAAGCAGATTTCGGTCCAACTTTTACTAGTATGAAAACAGATGCGAAAAAGGGCTTTCAATATTTAACTGGAAAAGAAATAAGTGAAGAGGAAGCGAAAAAGGTTGCCAAGGATTTTCTAGGGCTTGAAGGTCAAGAGGAAATCCGTATCAGTGAAAATGGTGAGGGTGCCAATTACGGTTTCTACAGTCTTGAAATCGAAGATCCTAAAGCTGAAACAGATATTTATATGGATATTACGAAAAAAGGTGGATATCCAATTTGGGTACTTCGTAGTAGAGATGTAAAAGAGCGAAACATCAGTTTAAACAAGGCAATGGAAAATGCAGTGGCATATTTAAAAGACCACAATTTTGAAGATTTAGAGATGTATGAAAGTGCACAATATGACAACATCGGAGTCTTTACCTTTGTTTCGGTAAAAGATGAGGTTAGAATTTTGCCAGACGCTATTACCATTAAGGTTGCTTTAGATGATGGGAAAGTAGTAGGATTCACTGCAAGAGCATACCTATTAGCTCATCACGAACGCGATCTTCCTGAGGCTACCCTATCCCTAGAGGAAGCAAAAGGGAAGCTTAATCCAGGTGTTGAAGTAATGGAAGATCGTATGGCTGTCATCTTAAATGACTTAGATGAAGAAGTACTTTGTTATGAGTTTTTAGGTACCATTAAGAATGATACGTATCGGATTCTAATAAATGCTGAAACTGGTTTTGAAGAAAAGGTTGAAAAGCTAGATAATGCAGAATCGATTTACCAAAACGAAGTCTAG
- a CDS encoding cell wall hydrolase: MRHQSIWRIPLCIMICISFVVSIAPAQHSYAFSDQIIQRGATGDDVIELQARLQYNGFYHGPINGVFGWSTYWSVRNFQKEFGLEEVDGFVGQKTKDMLTRATKYYKAFVYKQIEQGNRFTHYGGMPLAKQSAPSPQVIEQAKKAAEQKRATQLNAHKQNVQKGNQQAQQPAKQQGNQKAQQPAKQQGNQKAQQPAKQQGNQQAQQPAEQQGNQQAQQPAEQQGNQQAQPPAEQQGNQQAQPPAEQQGNQQAEQPEEQAAPQEEQAEQPAPKETAVNMPNGFSQNDIQLMANAVYGEARGEPYIGQVAVAAVILNRVNSPTFPNTVSGVIFEPRAFTAVADGQIWLTPNEQAKKAVLDAINGFDPTGEAMYYFNPDTATSGWIWGRPQIKRIGKHIFCK, encoded by the coding sequence ATGAGGCACCAATCAATCTGGAGAATTCCTCTTTGCATCATGATTTGTATTAGTTTTGTTGTTTCAATAGCACCAGCCCAACATAGCTACGCTTTTAGCGATCAAATTATCCAACGAGGAGCTACCGGAGACGACGTTATTGAATTGCAAGCCCGTTTACAATATAACGGATTTTATCACGGTCCAATCAATGGAGTATTTGGATGGTCAACTTATTGGTCAGTTCGAAATTTCCAAAAGGAATTCGGCTTAGAAGAGGTTGATGGCTTTGTAGGTCAAAAAACTAAGGATATGCTTACAAGAGCAACCAAGTATTATAAAGCGTTTGTTTACAAACAAATTGAGCAAGGCAATCGTTTTACACACTATGGTGGAATGCCATTAGCCAAACAATCTGCTCCTAGTCCTCAAGTAATTGAACAAGCCAAGAAGGCGGCAGAACAAAAACGAGCAACACAATTAAATGCTCATAAGCAAAACGTACAAAAAGGAAATCAACAAGCACAACAGCCTGCAAAACAGCAGGGAAATCAAAAAGCGCAACAGCCTGCAAAACAGCAGGGAAATCAAAAAGCACAACAGCCTGCAAAACAGCAGGGAAATCAACAAGCACAACAACCAGCAGAACAACAAGGAAATCAACAGGCGCAACAACCAGCAGAACAACAAGGTAATCAACAGGCACAACCGCCTGCAGAACAACAGGGGAATCAACAAGCCCAACCACCTGCAGAGCAGCAGGGAAATCAACAGGCAGAACAGCCTGAAGAACAAGCGGCACCTCAGGAGGAGCAGGCAGAGCAGCCAGCACCTAAAGAAACTGCAGTTAACATGCCAAATGGCTTTTCTCAAAATGACATTCAATTAATGGCAAACGCTGTTTATGGAGAGGCAAGAGGTGAGCCTTATATTGGGCAAGTAGCGGTAGCTGCGGTAATCCTCAATCGCGTTAACAGTCCAACTTTTCCAAATACAGTTTCGGGTGTAATTTTTGAACCTCGTGCATTTACAGCAGTTGCCGACGGTCAAATTTGGTTAACACCTAATGAACAAGCGAAGAAAGCTGTATTAGATGCCATAAATGGTTTTGATCCAACTGGTGAAGCAATGTACTACTTTAACCCTGATACAGCGACAAGTGGCTGGATTTGGGGGAGACCACAAATTAAACGAATTGGGAAACACATCTTCTGTAAGTAG
- the prsW gene encoding glutamic-type intramembrane protease PrsW, which translates to MLGIITAGIAPGVALLSYFYLKDQYDSEPVSMVVRTFIFGAILVFPIMFIQYVLTEEQVIHSPLMQSFLAAGLLEEFFKWFILFFIAYKHVEFDEIYDGIVYGASVSLGFATAENIIYLFAHGVDIAMGRALLPVSSHALFGVIMGYYLGKSKFTFGSVKKRFLLWSLMIPFILHGLYNFIIYSIEEWVVFIIPFMIFLWWLGLRKVKLARVLQHTSVKQLSQ; encoded by the coding sequence ATGCTGGGGATTATTACAGCTGGTATAGCACCTGGTGTTGCCTTGCTCAGTTATTTTTATCTAAAAGATCAATACGACTCTGAACCAGTTTCTATGGTAGTTCGTACCTTCATATTCGGCGCTATATTAGTTTTTCCAATCATGTTTATTCAATATGTGTTAACAGAGGAACAGGTGATTCATTCACCACTCATGCAGTCCTTTTTAGCAGCTGGTTTACTAGAAGAATTTTTTAAGTGGTTCATCTTATTTTTTATTGCCTATAAACATGTTGAGTTTGATGAAATTTATGATGGGATTGTGTATGGAGCATCTGTTTCACTTGGATTTGCTACAGCTGAAAACATTATCTATTTATTTGCACATGGTGTAGATATTGCAATGGGAAGAGCTCTTTTGCCTGTTTCAAGTCATGCCCTATTTGGAGTCATAATGGGATATTATCTAGGGAAATCTAAATTCACATTTGGTAGCGTTAAAAAGAGATTTCTTTTATGGTCACTTATGATTCCGTTTATATTACATGGACTATATAACTTTATCATTTACTCCATTGAAGAATGGGTCGTGTTTATCATCCCATTTATGATCTTTCTATGGTGGTTAGGGTTAAGAAAAGTCAAACTTGCAAGGGTGCTTCAACATACATCAGTAAAACAACTGTCGCAATAG
- a CDS encoding asparaginase, with translation MKNILILHTGGTIAMKEDKTSGSVGQVGNHPLHDSLASLHEFGNIKMEDVFNLPSPHITSKEMLILRDRIDRAANQEDIDGVVLTHGTDTLEETAYFLDLTLSTNIPVVLTGAMRSSNEVGSDGPYNLLSSLKVAASDEANGKGVLVVLNDEVHTAKNVTKTHTSNIATFQSPQYGPVGIVTKRGVSFHHVPINREQFNINEISKKVTLLKAYAGMDSSLLNVLKDMDIDGVIIEALGQGNLPPATLSGVKALLKKQIPIVLVSRCFNGIVQDTYSYEGGGRQLKELGVIFSNGLSGQKARIKLMIALNQTQEYKELQEIFFI, from the coding sequence ATGAAGAATATTTTAATACTACATACTGGTGGTACAATTGCCATGAAAGAAGATAAAACTAGTGGCTCAGTTGGACAAGTTGGAAATCATCCTCTTCATGATTCGCTAGCCTCTCTTCATGAATTTGGTAACATAAAGATGGAGGATGTATTTAATCTTCCCTCGCCTCATATTACCTCTAAGGAGATGCTGATCTTAAGGGACCGAATTGATCGGGCAGCTAATCAAGAGGATATTGACGGGGTAGTCCTTACTCACGGAACGGATACTTTAGAAGAAACAGCTTATTTTTTAGATTTAACACTCTCTACCAATATTCCAGTTGTTCTTACTGGAGCGATGCGCTCGAGTAATGAAGTAGGATCAGATGGCCCCTATAATCTTCTCTCTTCATTAAAAGTCGCTGCAAGTGACGAAGCAAATGGTAAAGGGGTGCTCGTTGTTCTAAATGATGAGGTTCATACTGCTAAAAATGTAACTAAAACACACACAAGTAATATCGCAACCTTTCAAAGTCCTCAATATGGGCCAGTTGGAATCGTTACAAAACGTGGCGTATCCTTTCATCATGTTCCAATCAACCGTGAGCAGTTTAATATTAACGAGATTTCTAAGAAGGTTACACTTTTAAAGGCTTATGCTGGAATGGACTCATCCTTACTAAATGTCCTTAAGGACATGGATATTGACGGTGTTATAATTGAGGCACTTGGACAAGGAAACTTACCACCTGCAACACTTTCAGGGGTAAAAGCACTGTTAAAAAAGCAAATTCCGATTGTTCTTGTCTCCCGCTGCTTTAACGGGATTGTCCAAGATACATACAGCTATGAGGGCGGAGGACGTCAACTCAAGGAACTAGGAGTCATCTTTTCAAATGGTCTAAGTGGTCAAAAGGCACGAATTAAGTTAATGATTGCCCTTAATCAAACGCAAGAGTATAAAGAGCTACAAGAGATTTTCTTTATATAG
- a CDS encoding YpdA family putative bacillithiol disulfide reductase, protein MIQEDVIIVGGGPCGLSAAIALKEQGYNPLIIEKGNIVNAIYHYPTHQTFFSTSEKLEIGEVPFITENRKPVRSQALAYYRRVVLKKELRINTYEEVNSIQKENEGQFSVRSTTKAGEHKSYQAKYIVIATGYYDHPNYLNIPGENLGKVFHYFKEAHPYFNKDVTVIGGKNSAIDAALEFEKVGARVTVIYRGSDYSPSIKPWILPEFESLVKHGKIVMHFNASVIEITNDSVMYEQEGKKYTIKNDFVFAMTGYHPDHTFLRKMGIMIDSESGRPQYNSETMETNINGIFIAGVIAAGNNANEIFIENGRFHGGLIAKSIKNKSLN, encoded by the coding sequence ATTATACAAGAAGATGTAATTATAGTTGGAGGTGGTCCATGTGGGCTATCTGCGGCGATTGCTTTGAAAGAGCAAGGTTACAATCCATTAATAATAGAAAAAGGTAATATTGTTAACGCTATTTACCATTATCCTACTCACCAAACCTTCTTTAGTACAAGTGAGAAACTTGAGATTGGCGAAGTTCCCTTCATTACAGAAAATCGAAAACCAGTCAGAAGTCAAGCATTGGCATATTATAGAAGAGTTGTTTTGAAAAAGGAACTTCGAATTAATACCTACGAGGAAGTTAACAGCATCCAAAAAGAAAATGAGGGTCAATTTTCAGTAAGATCTACTACCAAGGCCGGGGAACATAAAAGCTATCAAGCAAAATACATCGTTATTGCAACCGGATATTATGATCATCCAAACTATTTAAATATACCTGGTGAGAACTTAGGTAAGGTGTTTCATTACTTTAAAGAAGCGCATCCTTATTTCAATAAAGACGTAACAGTAATTGGTGGGAAAAATTCAGCGATTGATGCTGCTCTAGAGTTTGAGAAGGTCGGTGCACGAGTAACTGTGATATATCGAGGCTCTGATTACTCACCAAGTATAAAGCCATGGATTCTTCCAGAGTTTGAGTCATTAGTGAAACATGGTAAAATCGTGATGCATTTTAATGCATCTGTCATAGAGATCACAAATGATTCTGTTATGTATGAGCAAGAAGGCAAGAAGTATACAATAAAAAATGATTTTGTGTTCGCTATGACAGGTTATCACCCAGATCATACATTTCTTAGGAAAATGGGGATTATGATTGATTCAGAATCAGGCCGTCCACAATATAATTCAGAGACAATGGAGACCAATATAAACGGTATATTTATAGCGGGTGTTATTGCGGCTGGAAACAATGCTAATGAAATATTTATCGAAAATGGCCGCTTTCATGGAGGACTAATCGCTAAGTCTATAAAAAACAAATCCCTTAACTAA
- a CDS encoding Glu/Leu/Phe/Val family dehydrogenase, which yields MVADKNTGHSESDDKLDVLKSTQTVIHNALDKLGYPEEVYELLKEPIRLMTVKIPVRMDDGSVKIFTGYRAQHNDAVGPTKGGIRFHPNVTEKEVKALSIWMSLKCGIVDLPYGGGKGGIVCDPREMSFRELERLSRGYVRAISQIVGPTKDIPAPDVFTNSQIMAWMMDEYSRIDEFNSPGFITGKPLVLGGSHGRESATAKGVTICIREAAQKRGIQLEGARVVVQGFGNAGSFLAKFMHDAGAKVIGISDAYGGLHDPKGLDIDYLLDRRDSFGTVTKLFNNTISNKELLELDCDILVPAAIENQITEENAHNIRASIVVEAANGPTTLEGTKILTDRGILLVPDVLASAGGVTVSYFEWVQNNQGYYWTEEEVEEKLEKVMVKSFNNIYDTAQSRRVDMRLAAYMVGVRKMAEASRFRGWI from the coding sequence ATGGTAGCCGATAAGAACACAGGACACTCTGAAAGTGATGATAAATTAGATGTCTTAAAATCTACTCAAACTGTTATACATAATGCGTTAGATAAACTAGGATATCCAGAAGAGGTATATGAGCTTCTGAAGGAACCAATTCGACTAATGACAGTTAAAATCCCCGTACGTATGGATGATGGATCTGTTAAAATTTTTACAGGGTACCGAGCACAACATAACGATGCGGTTGGACCAACAAAGGGAGGCATTCGCTTCCATCCAAACGTTACTGAAAAAGAAGTGAAAGCTTTATCTATTTGGATGAGCTTAAAATGTGGAATTGTCGATTTACCTTATGGTGGAGGTAAAGGTGGAATTGTTTGTGATCCACGAGAAATGTCCTTTAGAGAGTTAGAACGTCTAAGTCGTGGTTATGTTCGTGCCATCAGTCAAATCGTTGGACCAACAAAGGACATTCCAGCACCGGATGTATTTACTAATTCTCAAATTATGGCTTGGATGATGGATGAATATAGCCGAATTGATGAATTTAATTCTCCTGGATTTATCACTGGTAAACCATTAGTTTTAGGTGGTTCTCATGGACGTGAATCGGCAACCGCTAAGGGTGTAACGATTTGTATAAGAGAGGCTGCACAAAAGCGTGGTATTCAACTTGAAGGTGCAAGAGTAGTGGTTCAAGGCTTTGGTAATGCAGGAAGCTTTTTAGCTAAGTTTATGCATGATGCGGGTGCAAAGGTGATTGGAATCTCTGATGCATATGGTGGACTTCATGATCCTAAAGGACTAGATATTGACTACTTATTAGACCGCAGAGACAGCTTTGGAACAGTTACAAAGTTATTTAATAACACGATTTCTAATAAAGAGTTACTTGAACTCGATTGTGACATTTTAGTTCCGGCAGCAATAGAAAATCAAATTACCGAAGAAAATGCCCATAATATCCGAGCAAGCATTGTTGTGGAAGCAGCAAATGGTCCAACAACACTTGAAGGAACAAAGATTTTAACCGATCGCGGTATTCTCCTTGTACCTGATGTACTAGCAAGTGCTGGTGGAGTAACCGTTTCTTATTTTGAGTGGGTACAAAACAATCAAGGCTATTATTGGACAGAAGAAGAAGTAGAAGAAAAGCTTGAAAAAGTAATGGTAAAGTCATTTAATAATATTTATGATACGGCGCAATCTCGCCGAGTAGATATGCGTCTGGCAGCTTATATGGTTGGTGTTCGAAAAATGGCTGAAGCATCTAGATTCAGAGGTTGGATCTAA
- a CDS encoding genetic competence negative regulator, producing the protein MRLERLTYNKIKVFLTFDDLLERGLTKEDLWHDAPKVQQLFRDMMDEASLELGFEADGPIAVEVFSLQAQGMVVIVTKETADYEDSDEFLDEYIEMQVTLDESYDIFYEFNTFEDVLSLAKRMFALDITGGSLYSYQQKYYLLFEDNEFGDKNVDNMIALLAEFGNPATVTTYRVNEYGKELMKEQALTQINKYF; encoded by the coding sequence ATGCGCTTAGAACGTTTAACCTATAACAAAATAAAGGTATTTCTCACATTTGATGACCTCCTTGAACGCGGCCTAACAAAGGAAGACTTATGGCATGACGCTCCAAAGGTACAGCAGCTTTTTCGTGATATGATGGATGAGGCAAGTTTAGAGCTTGGTTTTGAAGCTGATGGTCCTATTGCCGTAGAGGTCTTTTCTTTACAAGCACAAGGAATGGTAGTCATTGTGACAAAGGAAACTGCTGATTACGAGGATTCTGATGAATTCTTGGATGAGTATATTGAGATGCAAGTAACACTAGATGAAAGCTATGACATATTTTATGAGTTTAATACGTTTGAAGATGTCCTTTCATTAGCAAAAAGAATGTTTGCTTTAGACATAACAGGTGGATCTTTATATTCCTATCAACAAAAATATTATCTATTATTTGAGGATAATGAATTTGGAGATAAAAATGTAGATAATATGATTGCATTGCTTGCGGAATTTGGAAACCCTGCGACAGTAACAACGTATAGAGTGAACGAATATGGAAAAGAATTAATGAAAGAACAGGCGCTTACACAAATAAATAAATATTTTTAA